One genomic window of Cannabis sativa cultivar Pink pepper isolate KNU-18-1 chromosome 2, ASM2916894v1, whole genome shotgun sequence includes the following:
- the LOC133034873 gene encoding probable UDP-arabinopyranose mutase 5 — MRNPPSLLSLSVDSALHNLSHISDLSPLPEHILLDLFLKTLKAGKLNERVLKLFIATGKDEVLALIQSLNIREIIAPVIPSSTTNFTVMDDEIDIVIAALHPDLTPFLNAWRPIFSPYHLTIVKDLDMKEELIIPDGFNVDIFTKSDMDRVVGSSSAILFSGYSCRYFGFLVSRKKYIVSVDDDCIPVKNDDGSVVDVVAQHIANLTSPATPFFFNTLYDPYRKGADFVRGYPFSLRTGVTCALSCGLWLNLADYDAPTQALKPELRNSRIVDAVLTVPARTLMPLSGINIAFDRELVGPALFPALRLAGEGKFRWETMEDIWSGMCVKVICDHLGYGVKSGLPYVERAERGNAADSLRKEWEGVKLMEEVVPFFQTLKLKRATVKAEDCVIEVAKEVKDQLGKVDPVFGRAAEAMVDWVRLWKAVGSGSS; from the exons ATGAGAAACCCGCCTTCTCTGCTATCTCTCTCAGTTGACTCTGCACTCCATAATCTCTCCCATATATCTGATCTATCTCCTCTCCCTGAACACATCCTTCTCGACCTTTTCCTG AAAACATTGAAAGCTGGAAAGCTTAACGAGAGAGTTCtcaagttgttcattgcaactGGCAAAGATGAAGTACTTGCATTAATTCAGTCACTTAATATTCGCGAGATTATTGCTCCTGTAATACCTAGTAGTAC CACCAACTTCACTGTCATGGATGATGAGATTGACATTGTGATTGCTGCCCTCCATCCTGACCTGACACCATTCCTAAATGCTTGGAGACCTATATTTTCTCCTTACCACCTGACAATAGTGAAAGATCTTGATATGAAAGAGGAACTTATAATACCTGATGGCTTTAATGTCGATATCTTTACAAAGTCTGACATGGACCGTGTGGTTGGTTCCTCTTCTGCAATTCTTTTTTCTGGTTACTCCTGCCGTTATTTTGGCTTCCTTGTGTCCAGGAAGAAATATATTGTCTCTGTTGACGATGACTGCATCCCTGTCAAGAATGATGATGGTTCTGTAGTAGATGTTGTGGCCCAGCATATTGCCAACCTTACAAGTCCAGCCACTCCTTTCTTTTTCAACACACTTTATGACCCATATCGAAAGGGAGCAGATTTCGTTCGCGGTTACCCCTTCAGCCTGCGGACTGGGGTTACATGTGCTCTGTCATGTGGACTGTGGCTCAATTTGGCAGACTATGATGCACCAACACAAGCTCTCAAACCAGAACTAAGGAATTCAAGAATCGTGGATGCTGTCCTGACTGTTCCAGCTAGAACCTTGATGCCTTTAAGTGGAATCAACATTGCTTTTGATCGTGAGTTGGTTGGACCGGCATTGTTTCCAGCTTTAAGGTTGGCAGGAGAGGGGAAGTTTAGGTGGGAAACAATGGAAGATATTTGGTCTGGAATGTGTGTGAAAGTCATTTGTGATCACCTTGGCTACGGGGTTAAAAGTGGACTGCCATATGTGGAGAGAGCAGAGAGAGGCAATGCTGCCGACAGCTTGAGAAAAGAGTGGGAAGGGGTCAAGCTGATGGAGGAAGTTGTTCCTTTCTTTCAGACGCTGAAGTTAAAACGAGCGACCGTTAAAGCTGAGGATTGTGTTATTGAAGTTGCCAAAGAAGTGAAGGACCAACTGGGAAAGGTGGATCCCGTGTTTGGTCGTGCTGCTGAAGCCATGGTGGACTGGGTGAGGCTTTGGAAAGCAGTGGGATCTGGCTCTTCCTGA